From one Aeropyrum camini SY1 = JCM 12091 genomic stretch:
- the aroA gene encoding 3-phosphoshikimate 1-carboxyvinyltransferase, whose product MWLKAPDKVVIHPSSVDGRVEAPPSKSYTHRMLFLALLARGRSVVRRPLISNDTLATLNAVSLLGGSTRVKGGVAEVEGGEVRGGAVIYAAGSGTTIRIAMGVAAHSGEATLLYGDESLNRRPVKPLSQALRSLGARVCDTGGRPPVKVSGPLKGDSVEVDAALSSQFATSLLIAGALLGEFQLYAARLSSRGYVDITLESLSIFGVRVEREGYRLFRLKGVPRPVEAEVPGDYSSASFMLAAGAIAGRVAVGGLRPGDPQPDRRIVEVLMAMGARVRVGGGVVEVESPGQLEPVDIDLDDSPDLAPVVAVLAAYARGVSRLRGLERLRYKESDRLSAIAWNLSRLGVEARVVGGGLEIRGGGVEGGVARSWGDHRIAMAMAVAGLGARRPVVVEGFSRVPDSYPSFLEDLEGIGARVEVVNGGGV is encoded by the coding sequence GTGTGGCTGAAGGCTCCAGACAAGGTTGTCATCCACCCCTCCAGCGTCGACGGCAGGGTGGAGGCCCCGCCGTCTAAAAGCTACACCCACAGGATGCTATTCCTAGCCCTTCTCGCCCGGGGGAGGAGCGTGGTCAGGAGGCCCCTCATATCCAACGACACCCTAGCGACTCTGAACGCGGTCTCCCTACTCGGGGGCTCAACCCGGGTCAAGGGGGGTGTGGCCGAGGTTGAGGGCGGCGAGGTGAGGGGGGGTGCCGTGATTTATGCGGCGGGCAGCGGGACCACCATTAGGATAGCTATGGGGGTGGCGGCCCACAGCGGCGAGGCCACCCTGCTATACGGGGACGAGAGCCTGAACAGGAGGCCGGTGAAACCCCTCTCCCAGGCTCTGAGGAGCTTGGGAGCCCGGGTCTGCGACACCGGTGGTAGACCGCCTGTGAAGGTCTCGGGCCCCCTAAAGGGGGATAGCGTTGAGGTTGACGCGGCTCTGAGCAGCCAGTTCGCCACGAGCCTACTAATAGCCGGGGCCCTCCTAGGCGAGTTCCAGCTCTACGCGGCGAGGCTATCGAGCAGGGGTTATGTCGACATAACGCTGGAGAGCCTCTCCATATTCGGGGTTAGGGTGGAGAGGGAGGGCTACAGGCTCTTCAGGCTGAAGGGGGTCCCGAGGCCTGTGGAGGCGGAGGTCCCCGGCGACTACAGCTCCGCCTCCTTCATGCTCGCCGCCGGGGCCATAGCGGGTAGAGTGGCGGTGGGTGGTCTGAGGCCGGGCGACCCCCAGCCGGATAGGAGGATAGTCGAGGTCCTGATGGCCATGGGGGCCAGGGTGAGGGTTGGGGGCGGGGTTGTTGAGGTGGAGTCGCCTGGGCAGCTGGAGCCTGTGGACATAGATCTCGACGACTCCCCAGACCTGGCCCCCGTTGTCGCAGTCCTAGCCGCCTACGCCCGGGGGGTGAGCAGGCTGAGGGGCCTCGAGAGGCTAAGGTATAAGGAGAGCGACAGGCTCTCGGCCATAGCCTGGAACCTCTCAAGACTGGGGGTGGAGGCCAGGGTGGTGGGCGGTGGCCTAGAGATCAGGGGAGGGGGTGTGGAGGGCGGGGTCGCGAGGTCCTGGGGAGACCATAGGATAGCGATGGCCATGGCCGTCGCAGGCCTAGGCGCCAGGAGGCCTGTAGTGGTGGAGGGGTTCTCCAGGGTCCCAGACTCGTACCCGAGCTTCCTCGAGGACCTGGAGGGGATTGGGGCTAGGGTTGAGGTGGTGAATGGGGGTGGCGTCTAG
- a CDS encoding shikimate kinase yields MPRGRASGGLTIVNAIGHGRLGGAAGLGLWVESRVREAPGLWTGVSRTPWGERRLPPRVLEAASQAACSLGACVEGLEAEVHTGFPPGVGLKGSAALLASLVEAALALKGVRAPAWRVALAAAKVSRGAGLSLTGALDDHAASLLEAPVVTDNRGMAILRLLPRGGCRLTAVVGVPGGENPVEALDPAPFRRHSRLYDAAARLALAGDWLPAMAVSGAAGAMALGVASLVSRLYEAGAAAAGVTGKGPAVFALAERRGEAAEVLRGAGYGVLEARFKWCG; encoded by the coding sequence TTGCCGCGGGGGAGGGCCAGCGGGGGGCTCACCATAGTTAACGCGATAGGCCACGGCAGGCTCGGCGGCGCAGCCGGGCTGGGGCTGTGGGTTGAGAGCCGGGTCAGGGAGGCGCCCGGCCTCTGGACAGGTGTGAGCAGGACCCCGTGGGGGGAGAGGAGGCTGCCCCCGAGGGTGCTAGAGGCCGCCTCACAGGCCGCCTGCAGTCTGGGGGCGTGCGTGGAGGGGCTTGAGGCAGAGGTCCACACCGGCTTCCCACCAGGTGTGGGGCTGAAGGGGAGCGCCGCCCTCCTGGCGTCGCTGGTCGAGGCGGCGCTGGCCCTGAAGGGGGTTAGAGCGCCTGCCTGGAGGGTGGCCCTGGCCGCAGCCAAGGTCAGCAGGGGGGCCGGGCTCAGCCTGACCGGGGCTCTCGACGACCACGCGGCCAGCCTGCTGGAGGCTCCAGTGGTCACAGACAACAGGGGGATGGCTATACTAAGGCTTCTCCCACGCGGCGGCTGCCGCCTCACAGCCGTCGTAGGAGTGCCCGGCGGCGAGAACCCGGTTGAAGCTCTAGACCCCGCCCCATTCAGGAGGCACTCCAGGCTCTACGACGCTGCCGCTAGGCTGGCGCTCGCGGGCGATTGGCTCCCAGCCATGGCAGTCAGCGGGGCTGCGGGGGCTATGGCCCTCGGCGTCGCCAGCTTGGTGTCAAGGCTCTACGAGGCCGGGGCTGCGGCGGCCGGGGTAACCGGGAAGGGGCCTGCGGTCTTCGCCCTGGCAGAGAGGCGTGGCGAGGCTGCCGAGGTCCTCAGAGGCGCGGGTTATGGGGTGTTGGAGGCGAGGTTCAAATGGTGTGGCTGA
- a CDS encoding shikimate dehydrogenase family protein, with protein MIRLALFGSGVGSSLSPAIYTGFARGRGLRLEYRVYEAGPGGLAPALEAAGDLHGFNVTKPLKREALRLAARLDQHARAIGAVNTMVAGEEGWEGFNTDWRGFLDSLRLYTASPPDKALVIGAGGAGRAAAYALATWGAGRVLIASRTGATARKAAEDLGGLGAEVEAVSPGGLEAAASEAEVVVNATPLGWDGVSTPITRGFREGCIAVDMVYRPLTTPFLRLAAASGCTPVDGLWMLVLQARENIAIWLGAEADPMELRMHALEALSRG; from the coding sequence TTGATCAGGCTAGCTCTATTCGGCTCGGGAGTCGGCTCCAGCCTGAGCCCGGCTATCTACACCGGGTTCGCCAGGGGGAGGGGGCTCAGGCTGGAGTATAGGGTCTACGAGGCCGGCCCGGGGGGGCTAGCCCCAGCCCTAGAGGCCGCCGGAGACCTGCACGGCTTCAACGTTACAAAGCCCCTGAAGAGGGAGGCCCTCCGCCTCGCCGCCCGGCTAGACCAGCACGCCAGGGCTATAGGGGCTGTGAACACTATGGTCGCGGGGGAAGAGGGCTGGGAGGGGTTCAACACGGACTGGAGGGGCTTCCTAGACTCGCTCAGGCTATACACCGCCTCACCCCCCGACAAGGCCCTAGTCATAGGCGCCGGGGGCGCGGGCAGGGCCGCGGCCTACGCCCTCGCCACCTGGGGCGCGGGCAGGGTTCTCATAGCTAGCAGGACAGGGGCGACCGCCAGGAAGGCCGCCGAGGACCTGGGGGGGCTGGGGGCCGAGGTTGAGGCCGTCTCCCCGGGAGGCCTGGAGGCCGCTGCCTCTGAGGCGGAGGTGGTTGTGAACGCCACCCCCCTAGGCTGGGATGGAGTGTCCACACCTATTACCAGGGGGTTTAGGGAGGGTTGTATAGCCGTGGACATGGTCTACAGGCCCCTCACAACACCCTTCCTCAGGCTCGCGGCGGCAAGCGGCTGCACCCCCGTGGACGGCCTCTGGATGCTGGTGCTGCAGGCTAGGGAGAACATAGCCATATGGCTGGGCGCGGAGGCCGACCCCATGGAGCTCAGGATGCACGCCCTGGAGGCGCTGTCCCGGGGGTGA
- a CDS encoding type I 3-dehydroquinate dehydratase → MAVDGRICTVVPVESVGEAARLALSLPTGCVELRLDFYRGDPREAYMELSTILNRPARVVATLRSRGHGGLDRRPRGERASLLSRLEDLAPKGWLVDFEVEDLAASGGCSGCIASSHPQRPPTPSEALEASAEAERRGASIYKLVYPGLEPWEQAASAWIVAEARGFATSFTLGPGTLASRLTALALGAPLVFGSHPQAPLEGVPPSPEILGMYLKMGLGGS, encoded by the coding sequence GTGGCTGTGGACGGGAGGATATGCACCGTGGTCCCCGTGGAGAGCGTGGGGGAGGCCGCCAGGCTAGCCCTCTCACTCCCCACAGGCTGCGTAGAGCTGAGGCTCGACTTCTACCGGGGAGACCCTAGGGAGGCTTATATGGAGCTCTCCACCATTCTCAACAGGCCGGCAAGGGTGGTGGCCACACTCAGGAGCAGGGGCCACGGGGGGCTCGACAGGAGGCCGAGGGGGGAGAGGGCCTCCCTGCTCTCCAGGCTCGAGGACCTCGCCCCCAAGGGGTGGCTCGTGGATTTTGAGGTTGAGGACCTCGCCGCCTCCGGCGGCTGCTCGGGCTGCATAGCCAGCAGCCACCCCCAAAGGCCTCCAACCCCCTCCGAGGCTCTCGAAGCCTCTGCCGAGGCCGAGAGGCGGGGGGCCTCCATATACAAGCTGGTATACCCCGGCCTAGAGCCTTGGGAGCAGGCTGCGTCGGCCTGGATAGTGGCCGAGGCCCGGGGGTTCGCCACCTCCTTCACCCTAGGCCCGGGGACGCTGGCTTCGAGGCTCACAGCCCTCGCCCTCGGAGCCCCCCTAGTCTTCGGCTCCCACCCCCAGGCCCCCCTAGAGGGGGTGCCGCCGAGCCCGGAGATACTGGGGATGTACCTGAAGATGGGGTTGGGCGGGTCTTGA